In the Vulpes vulpes isolate BD-2025 chromosome 12, VulVul3, whole genome shotgun sequence genome, GCTTTCCCACCCCGCCCCAAGGCCAGATGAGCAGGGGAGGGATCACTGTCCCTACAGGTGTGTGACCTTGCCACCGCAGGGGCTGGCCGAGGCTATGGCAAGAGCCATGTGCAGTGTGGGGCGCAGCAGGAGCCAGGTACAGTTGTGCATGTCCGGATCACGTCCCACACATGTTAGCCTAAGAGCAGGGCTCCAAGGGCGAGGGCTGAGGAGGGTCAGGTgtgccctgctccctgctccccattCTGCAGCTCTGCACAGGGCCCCAGCTTTGAGGGAATGGGGCCACATGGGGCAGGCGCAGCCTCCCTCACAGGACGGAAGGGGAATCCTGTGCTAATTAGCAGGGTCTTAATTAAATAGGGTTATTTGATTTGCATCCAAATGATGATTTGCATGCTCTCTCGAGACCTCGAGCTGCCAACGTTTTCATGCCAGGGATGGTGATCTCTCCCATTGTTGAATCCATACGTATGCTCCAGCACTTCTGCTCCCAGGAGGTCAGGAGTAACCCGCTGTGGAACCCACTTGGGCCTCCGTTATTCACTGCCCTCTGCATCTTCAATTCTCCGTATTTTTCCAGCCACTGACTTAGGAATCACAGCTCAGTGCAGATAAATGGAATGTCATGGGTTTCCAACCACCCTGCTTTCTTGAAAGGCAGAATGTTGACGGCTCTGCTGACCAGCTGCttgtgatacacacacagagggtTGGAGCGGGCTGCCCGTTGACTACACTGGTGCCTACAGAAAGCCTTCCAGGTGCTCATGGTGGAGAAATGAGTGGCACAAGCGTGTCATCCAGCTCACAGTTTTGGGGTTCATGGGCACAGGTCACGGCCACCTCTCTAGACCTGTCCTGTGTTGGCTGAAGCCTGGAGCCCagctgcccagggccctggggttaCCAGTGCAGCAGGATCCCCTGGGGATCCTATCCTATCCGCCAGGTAGCCGGCGTttctgggcgggggggggtggccaTCCCAGTACCAGGACCACTCACACACCCTgacttcccttttcatttttttttaagattttttttattggagttcagtttgctgtcatatagcataacacccagtgctcatctcaccaagtgcccccctcagttccaatcacccagtcaccccaacccccacccacttccccttccactaccccttgttcatttcccagagttaggtgtctctcatgttttgtcaccctcaccgatattttcactcattttctctcctttccctttattctctttcactaatttttatattccccaaatgaatgagaccatataatgtttgtccttctcccattgacttatttcactcaacataataccctttagatccctccacgtcgaagcaaatagtgggtatttgtcatttcttttggctgagtaatactccattacataggtagaacacatcttctttatccattcatctgtcgatgggcaccaaggctccttccacagtgtggctattgtggacattgccgctataatcatcagggtgcaggtgtcccggcgtttcactgcatctgtatctttggggtaaatccccagcagtgcaattgctgggtcgcacggcagctctacttttaactctttgaggaagctccacacagttttccagagtggctgcaccagttcacattcccaccaacagtgcaggagggttcccctttctccacatcgtctccaacatttgttgtttcctgtcttcttaatgttcaccattctcgctggtgtgaggtggtatctcattgtgcttttgagttgtgtttccctgatggccagtgatgcagagcattgtctcatgtgcttgttggccatgtctatgtcttcctctgtgagatttctgttcatgttttttgcccatttcatgattggattgttggtttctttgctgtagagttgaataagttctttagagatcttggacactggccctttatctgacgggtcatttacaaatatcttctcccattctgtgggttgtcttttagttttgttgagtgtttcttttgctgtgcggaagctcctcatcttgatgaagtcccagtgattcatttttgcttttgtttctctggccttcatggatgtatcttgcaagaagttgctgtggtggtggaagggaaggaggaggggggagggggtgaatgGGGTGACTTCCCTTTTCAGATGCAGCTCAGAAGCTGCCCCCACCAGGAACCCTGAGGGCAGGGGtggcctggggaggcagggggtaGTGGGAGCAATGGCCACACGTCTGTCTCAGTCCTAGCCTGTTCCCCGGCACTTGGGCCTCCCATTTCTTCCTGGCCTCCGaggaggctgcaggaggctgACCAGGTGGGGCAGCTTTGCCCTGGAAGTTAATTAAGGTCAAGCTGCCAATATGGgctaaaatagtttatttattttaagtaataatctttttttaagatttttttttttttttttttgtaaccaatctctacacccaaggtggggctcaaactcacaaccctgagctcaagagttACATGCCCCACCAACAGAGCCCACCGGGCGCTcctaacatattttaaagagattcaCCTCTCCCCACACAAAAAAGGGGGGGCCAGCGTGGTACAAGAATACAGGCCTGATGGCTCTGCAGCTCAGAGCCCGAGGCATTGGAAAGATGCCGTCCTCCATCATGCTTGGCCCTCGCATGCTCACTCAAGCATCCTGGGATGCAGCACACAGCCATGAGATGGACTGGCCTGCCTTGCGGAGCTCATGGCCACTGCTTCCTGGGCTCCCACGGTGTGGGCACACATGGCACTCACTGCCCTCCCGGCCTCTTGTTTCAGGGCATTGATTTCTGCCCTGGGCAGAACGTCTCAGGAGTCACCACCCACACGCAGGAGGAGCACACAAAGCTGCCCCTAATCTTCCACCTGGGACGAGACCCTGGGGAGAGGTTCCCCCTCAGGTGAGCCAGGGCGCCAGGAAGACCCTGGCTAGGCCCCATTAACTGCAGGCACACACTAGGGGGTTGGTATTCCCAGAGAGTCACATGCATGCCTTGAGCTTTGGAGACCCGTAAAAAGACCAAGCAAAGCATGGGTCCTCCTGCCCCAACAGGTCTGCAGCGCCTGTCCTCTGGTGTCCGCCTCTGCCCTGGCCTGCCATCCATGTCTCCCACTCCACTGGTCTCTGTGACCCAGTCACATGACCCCCACCCCACGCTGCCTTCAGGGGTAGCTGCTGTGGGGGCTTGAGAGTCGGGGGTGTGGGGTGGACGAGAACCACTGTATGTGGCAGGAAGCCCCAGCCTGGAAAGACCCACCCTGGGGCTTCACCCTCCCGGTCTGGCCACCCAGAGTACTCAAGACACATCCTGGGACCTTTGTCCAGCTTGGATGCCCAGGACTgtgggaaggaaacagatgtCCCCCACACCTGCATCCACTAACTCATCCATGGTCTTACTGGCAAGAGGGAGTTTGTGGGGGTAATTAAGATGAAGGTGGAGATGAGGTCGTCCTGGAATAGGGTGGCCCCAAATTCAATGAGAGTATCCACAGGAGGCAGAAGACAGGCCACAGACACAGGGGAGAGGCCACaggaaaacagaggcagaagTGGAGCCTCTGAGAGAGGGGGCGTTTCTGCCTGGGTCTCAGACTCTGGCCTGCAGACCTGGGAGGGAAGAGATTCTGCTTGTCTAAGCCCCAGTCTGTGGCCATTTGTTATGGAGGCTCCAGGACACTCAtggggggaggctgggagcccCTCGTGGTCTGGAACCCAGAGGCAGGTACAAGTGTGGTCAGGAATCAGGCTGAGCCAGGAGGAGGTTGGGAGGAAGCAGTCCAAGCCCTCCGCCTGCCCCTGGAAGTAGCTTCATAGCCAAGACCCAGCAGGACCACAGGAGCAGGTGGCAGGGCCATTTCTGGAGGTGCCATGTGCTGTCCCTCTGCCTACCAGCTGCCTGACTGGCCCCAGGATCACCCAGAGCTTACACATGGCAGCCCTGGTGCCCGTGCTCCAGACAAGGAGATCCAGACCTAGGGTGGGACACAGTTCTGGGAAGAAGACCCAGCTCAGGAGGGTTCCCAGCTCAGGAGGGTTCCCACATGCACTTGCACCACGGCCCTGAGACTGCTGAACACAGCTTATGCCCTGTTCTTCCCAGTGCCTTTGGCTGCAGAATCGGGGGAAGACTCCACACAGGCCTCCACACAGGCCTCGAGACAGGCTTTGAAAAGCTTGCAGGTGGTGTGTGCTGTGAGCACAGCCTACAGGACACGGTGGAAGGTCTGCTGAGcggggcagagctgggaggggCACCGTTACAGGCCCAGAGACCAGGGTGAGCAAGACAGGACCAGCTGCTCCTGCTACACAAATCTGGGCCAGAAGGCCCCAGAAATTGGCAAGGCCCCAGGAGCCTGTAGAGATCTGGGTCTGCTCCAGGGTGCCCTGACCCTGGCAGTGCCCCCGGCGGTGCCGGCCAAGTCTCAGAGCCTGAACAGCGAGGCAGGAGTCCTGGCCACTGTGCCTGCAGCCCCGTGTGTGGGGAGTGTTCCCAGCTGCACACCTGCCCCTGGGCAGGACCCCCACTGTGAATAGAGTGGTGGGGGGCTGCTGGCTGGCATCTCCATCAGGGAGGGGTCCCTCATCCCCCAGGCCCCTTCCCAACCTGCCTGGGCCTCCCTACCTCAGTGACCTAACACTCTTGCTTCTAGCTTTGCCAGCACTGAGTACCTGGATGTCCTTCAAAGGGTCACCCCCGTTGTCCAGCAGCACCAGAAGACCCTGATCCCTGGACAGCCCCAACTCAATGTGTGTGACCGGGCAGTCATGGTAAGTGGTTGACGTGCCACGGGCTGCCAATGTGGGGAGGGTGTTCCCAGGGCTACATGAAGTCTGCACACCCCAGATCATCACCCATATTTTCAACATGGAGCAATCTAGGGTTGCAGCAGGTTCTGGCAGCTGAGGCAACCCctgggcagtggggcaggagTCCAGCAGACAGCACGCATTCAGAGGCTGCTGGGGCTACAGGCTAGagccctgcttccctcctgctgccctggTGCAGACCTGgcgtgggggtggaggaggggcttGACTCCTCTGCGGGTGCTGGATAAGCCACACCCATGTGCGGTGTGCACACATTTGATGGCCTGAAGGTCTCAtcagggacacatgcaccccagaACCCACCGAGCACTCTTAGGATGGTTTAGCCTGGCTTCCCAGCCTAACAGCCCCTCCCCCGAGCACCCCATTCCCCAGACCTGCCCTGTAATTTTGAGAATAGCTAAGCACCTTTGAAGCTGCTTTGTGGAGTCCAGCCTgctggtggaggggtggggagtcaAAGTGTAGCGTGGAGTGGACGGGGCCAGGAAAATAGAGTCAGGCATTGGAAGCATTTTCCTGGTGCTAAGCATGATTAAAGGGCGGGCAAGGCTACCTTATTAGCCAGGGCCACCACACCTTGGAGCCTCGTGTCCTGAAGCTCCGTATGGAAGACATTGGGGGCAGAAGCCAGCAGGGGTTGTCCGGGTGCTGAACTCACAGCAGTGGCACAGCAAGGACCCTGGTTCAGGACCTCAGGTGCCTTGATCCCTGGAGCCTGAGAGCACTCCTCCCCTGGCCCAGGGAGGAGCCCCTGATGCCCACTCCAAGCCCTGGCTTTAATCTTCCTGTGAAAGCAAGCTGTCCCCAACCCCAGGTTCCTCCTAGGTCAGCAAATGCACTGCAGGCCCAGGCTGGGTCTCTAGGTGGCCACGTCCTTTCCCGCCCTCCCTTGGGCACCGTGGGGACTGCCACAGCTGACTGACCCCTGGACCCGGAAGGAGTGCAGGACACCCCCCTCTCCATCCTGCAAGCAGCCTGGAGCAGTGTGGACTGGCCTCCACACTCCAGAGTGAGCACTGCCACTGGAGCGCTGTGTGATTTACATGGGTGTGAACGTGGTAGGCGCACGTGTGTGCAAAGCCCTTTGTCCTCACCATACCTGGAGGAAGGAAAggtcctgccctctgccctctaccCTCCTTGCACATGAACCCCTGCCAGCCCAGCCAGGATGAGGATTTGGTATGGTGTACTCTGGTCTCTGACAAGATCAGCCCTGCAGTCAGTCACAGCCCTTGACCCCCAGCCAGCTGTCCTGCTGCACACACCCTGCCATTTTGCTCTGCCTCAAAGGTTGAGAACAGTTACCTTATCCAAAATTTGCCCTGCCCCCATGACTGGCCCCACCCTGCAGGAGCCACCAGTGCCATGTGATGCCATCCACAGTAGGAGACAGCTTCACCCGGGACTCTCCCTGCCTTTGATACCCTAATGCAGTAACAGTCTCTGGCCCCCTCTCAGGGGAGTGCCCCCAGGGTGATTCTGAGTCTCCCTGCCAAGGTACAGGGATGTGCATGAATCTGTCTCTGGTGCCAGGAGAAACAGGGCTATATAGAGTAAGTGTGTAGCCGAGGGGCTGTACCCCATAGAGCCACTGCAGAAGCCAGCCAGCTCTCCCCAGCTGACAACCAAAGAGCTTTCTATGGAGGATCTTGAGCAGGTTGTGAGCAACCTCCTGGGTCAGCCTGTCTTGAAAAGTGGTGCTACAGCAGGGGCAGGCAGCAGCCTGGCCGCAGCTCCTCTCCTGGGCCCTGAGGCCAAGGAGGACAGGGACTGGGCGGGAGTCTGCAAAGCCCAGAAGTGTTAGAATAACTTCATGTTCTCTCTTAATTGTCATTGCCAGAACTGGGCGCCCCCAGGCTGTGAAAAGTTAGGGAAGTGCCTGACGCCCCCGGAGTCCACCCCCAAGAAGTGCTCCTGGCCCCACTAGCAGTGGCTGATGctcaggccaggcctgggctctgCCCCTGGGCCCACCAGATCCTGCAGCGAGAAGGActctggccccagggctcccaTGCTGGAAGAGCCccagctgccctctgccctgcccatGCCAAGTGGACCTCATCTGCACCCCAGCGGGACCTGCACGGCTACTGGTGCCCAAGACCTGGCCCTGGAGCTTCGGAACCCTCTTGTTGGCCTGCCGACCTCTTATGTgctgggttccatcccaggacctagaggGCCCACCTGTCCTGCATTGGCCCCTTGGCCCTATGCAGAGGCCCCCTGCACCCCACGATGGTGGGTTGTGACTGGGGAGGGGATCTTGGCCACAGCCAAGGAAGGCCTCCCCGGCCCCGGGGGAACGGAGGGCACCTTGGATTTCCCACTTTCCTAAGGATCCGGACGCCGGGCCCCCGGGGGTAAGCGGTGCCTCAGCTGCCCTGCCAACCCTCTGCCCCTGGGCTCCAGCGGGTGTGGACGCGGGTGTTTCCTGCCGACCCTCCGCGCCTCCGCTCCgtatggggcggggggtggggatctTCGTGTCTCCGCACTGATGCCGATGCCACAGCTGCGCCCTTGTAATACTGGGGAGATGACGAAGGAGGAAGTAGAATAAAGCATTCGAATAAACTAACGAGCATTttaggtgttgtttttttttaagagctgcaTTTCGCGGAAGTTGGCGTCGGGAGAGTGCGCCGGGCTGCGATCGCGGGGTCCCGCCCCGAGGCCCCGAGGAGGCGGGGCGTGGCGGCGGCCCTAGCACCCCTCCTCCCCGGCTGCCCCTCggggccccgcccggcccgcctaGACCACCCTCGGCGGGGACGCTCTTTTCAGGGTACAGAAAAACCCTCGCGTCTCCACCACCCCGGCACCCGAGATTCGGTGAAATACGGTAACCCCGCGAGCggcgggccccgccccgccccgccccgccccccgcgcaggCGCAGAGCAGcccgccccgtcccgccccgCCGTGCGCCCGGCGCAGCTTGCGGCCAGCGGTTCGCCGACGCGCGCTGGCTTCGCGATGGCGGACCCCGAGCTGCAGCTGGTGGCGCGGCGCATCCGCAGCTTCCCGGACTTCCCCGTCCCGGGGGTGCTGTTCAGGTGCGGCTGGGCCAGCCACGTGGGCCGCGCGGACGgatgggcggggcggggcgggggcgtgAGCGGGGCCCGAGCCCGGGCCCGACCCCTGGGCTCACACGGCCTAACCTAACCTCGCCTGCCAGGGACATCTCGCCGCTCCTGAAGGACCCCGACTCCTTCCGCGCCTCCATCCACCTGCTGGCTAGCCACCTGAGGAAGACCCACGGCGGCAAGATCGACTACATCGTGGGCAAGTGGGCGGGCGCCTGAATCCCGGGGTCCCCCCTCCCGGCGACCCGGCCGCCCCCTGCCGCTGCGTGCCCCCGGCATACCCGCCTAGTCCCGCCCTAGTCCCGCCCGCCCCCTGCCGCCGCAGGGGTGTCCCTCTCCCCTGAACAGAGCGCACACTGGAGGGGCGTCCAGCGTTTGCTTGGGGCCAGCTCTCAGGGGACAGGCTGGGCACTGCATCAGTGTTTAGCTGGTGACCTCCCCTCCAGCCTTGGTGGCACAGCCCAGGCCCAGGtcacccccttcccccaccccaagtcCCAGGTCCTCAGCCCTGGACACGTGGAGACCGGGCTGACTCTCCCAGGGTGTGTCTGGCCAAGAGTCCACTAGGCCAAGAATGGTGGTGTTCCCCTTCTGCAGTGTAGACTGAGCTGTGGGTCCTCCCCCAGCATGGGGCTTCAGGGAGCACCCGGGCAGGTCTTGGCCTTGCATGAGCCCCATCCCCTGGCCCTCCTAGGTGGGGGCCCTGCACTTTTCCTTTCAGGCAGATGCAGCTTTGAAGGATgcttaaggggcatctgggtctGTTCTATAGTTACTTGTTCCCCAGATACCTGAGGCAGCACTATGGGGAGAAGACAGATAACAACCCAGCAGCCGCACAGCTCCTTGCACCCCCACACAGGATATACCTCCTCTGTGGCCCCAGCTCCCAATCTCCCGTGCAGGCTCCCAGTCCCTGCACTTGGTACTGGGTCGGTGTCCTCAAGAGGATGGATGCCACTGCCTTTCTGGCTGGAGCCAACAAACCTAGGAGCCTGCTGTCTTTGCAAAGCCTTCCTGTCCTTCCCTAGTATGGGCCCATGGGGCTCTTCATGCTGCTGGGTCACACTGCCCCTTGACACCCCAGCTCTTGCCAACAGGCCTGGACTCCCGAGGCTTCCTGTTTggcccctccctggcccaggAACTCGGCTTAGGCTGTGTGCTCATCCGAAAGCAAGGGAAGCTGCCCGGCCCCACCGTGTCTGCCTCGTACACACTGGAATATGGCAAGGTGAGTGGGCTGGGAATGGCCGTGGTTGTTGCTCGATCTTTGGCTGGCTCACACAGCCAAAGAACCAGGGCCCAGACTGGCCTCCTGTCTGTCCCCTCCGAGGCTCTGCACACCAGGGGCATTCCCGGAGATGTGCAGACCATGTTTCTGCTTCCTGTCCACAGGCTCAGCTGGAAATCCAGAGAGATGCCCTGGAGCCGGGGGAGAAGGTGGTTGTTGTGGATGATCTGTTGGCCACTGGAGGTGAGGGTCTCCCCCTAGCAAAGAGGACCTGGCACTACAGCTGCTAGGGGTAGAAGAATGTGCCCTGCCACGGGAGTGGGAGAAGTGGACTGGGGCCCAGCACTCTACAGTTTATCAGGGAGCACCAAGACCCTGCACGGGCAGTTGGGAGCCTCGTTACCTACCCATTCCCTCCCCTGGCTGGATGACCCCAGCTAGGCAGGGCCTCATTCTTGCCCCCTGCTGACCCTAGGAACCATGCGTGCAGCCTGTGAGCTGCTGGGCCAACTGCAGGCCAAGGTACTGGAGTGCGTGAGCCTGGTGGAGCTGACATCACTGAAGGGCAGGGAGAAGCTGGACCCTgtcccctttttctctctcctgcagTATGAGTGATGGGCCCCAGCCTGGCAGATGGGAGTTCCAACTTGGTGGCTGGCTGCTGGGGGGCACCGGCCATCTGCCTGCACTTTTGTAACGGTTTTGTACAGTTGCCTTGTTCCAGTGCCTAGGCCACCTTCAGGGCCCTTCTGGCAGGTTCTGGAAGTGCCCAGGCCCCTGCAGCTCCATGTACAAACACAGAGAGGATGAATAAACTATTTTACTACACTGGTTGCTCTTCCTCCAGGTGCCAGAGAGGAGTGGGATCTGGGCCTGAGGGCAAGGACGTGCAGGAATCCCACCTGGCAGGTTGGGCGGGCCTGTCTGTGGTACTGTCCTCAGCCAGCTGTCTTGTCCTTAGAAGGAGCAGAGACTCGGTACTGCCCAAGCTGCTTTCTGGTTGCTGCTCTCACAAGTCCCACCCACTAAGGTGGCTCAGAAGCACCTTTTCTTAGGGTTCTAGGCACTGGAAGTGTTGGTCAGTTTTGACAGGTCTAGTTCCTTCCAGAGGCTCCAGGAACACCATGTCCTTGGCTTCCAGAGCCTTCCCTCCATCCTCAGAGCCAGTGGCCTACCACCCTGGTCTCACAGCCTGCCTGCCTCTTACAAGGATCTAGGGGGGCACCAAGCCCACTGGATCACCCTGGATTCCTACGTGGATGTCTAAGGGGTGTCAACTGCCTGGCCCAGTGACCACAAGGCCACCTCTCCCATACCCCACTTTTCTACACCCCCAACAGCCAAGACAAAGTCCCCAACAGAAACCAGTTTAATGATGATACGCTGCTCTGGGGTAGGCCTACCATCCACACTGGCCAGAAAGCCTGGTGGGGAATGCAGAAGGGAGGAAAGTGCATCGTGTTCCTAATGGGAGTAAAATGGACACAGCGGGCGGGCCAGGAGCCTGAGGCCAGTGTCCGCAAGGCTCACAGTGCTGCCTCTGCAAGGGCAAGGCGGGCCAGCCTCATGATGACACCTGCCAGGTCAGCAGCCTTGTCCAGCTTGATGTAGGTGTCTGTGCGGATGTGGTGGaggctgagccagtcaggtagcAGCTCAGAGAGGAGCCGTatgtgcttctccatctctcctgCAGACAGGGGATATGTGAGGCTGGGGTGTGTACATAGCTAAGTGGTGCTAACCCCAGGGGACGGGTACCCAACCCTGTCAGCAGGCCTTCCCGATGCCCAGCGTTTGCTCTAGCCCCCACCATGCTGGTCTGTATGAGTAGATGGGGAAGGGGACCCAGAACAGCTTTGCTGGAAAGCTGAGCCCCCCCACAATGAGCCCCAGGCCAGCCCCCATCCCCAAGGGGGAGCCACCCCTGGCTTGGAAGGAGTTGAAGTCCCATGGGGCTGCAGCGGGGActggctgggtcatagggtagagGCTGGAGATGACCCCAAGAGCACTGTGCCCACCCAG is a window encoding:
- the APRT gene encoding adenine phosphoribosyltransferase — its product is MADPELQLVARRIRSFPDFPVPGVLFRDISPLLKDPDSFRASIHLLASHLRKTHGGKIDYIVGLDSRGFLFGPSLAQELGLGCVLIRKQGKLPGPTVSASYTLEYGKAQLEIQRDALEPGEKVVVVDDLLATGGTMRAACELLGQLQAKVLECVSLVELTSLKGREKLDPVPFFSLLQYE